A genomic stretch from Oleomonas cavernae includes:
- a CDS encoding SDR family NAD(P)-dependent oxidoreductase: MSNAPQRIVLPLNASNVLITGGTSGVGLETAIHFAAAGAPAVGIVGRDAGRGEAARQAVLARVPGARVEFFAGDCNLAADAQRVCEAARASFSSVDVLVNSTVGPYGPKLFHNIALEEIQKIVLTQMMAPLLTSRIVLPWMTEKGGGAIVNIASDAGKLTTPGESVIGAAMAGIIMFSRTLAMEAKRHGIRVNIVTPSIIKGTATYGKVMADEFSGKLFGKAVKMAQLGVVNPADMAELIVFLASPAAAKISGQAISLNGGISAA, from the coding sequence ATGAGCAATGCGCCACAGCGCATCGTGCTGCCTTTGAATGCCAGCAATGTCCTCATCACCGGCGGGACGTCCGGGGTGGGGCTGGAGACGGCGATCCACTTCGCGGCGGCGGGGGCGCCCGCCGTCGGCATCGTCGGCCGAGATGCCGGGCGGGGCGAGGCCGCGCGCCAGGCTGTGCTGGCCCGGGTGCCTGGCGCCCGGGTGGAGTTCTTCGCCGGCGACTGCAATCTCGCTGCCGATGCACAGCGGGTCTGCGAGGCGGCCCGCGCCAGCTTCAGCAGCGTCGACGTCCTGGTGAACTCCACGGTCGGGCCCTATGGCCCCAAGCTGTTCCACAACATCGCCCTGGAGGAGATCCAGAAGATCGTCCTGACGCAGATGATGGCGCCGCTGCTGACCAGCCGGATCGTCCTGCCCTGGATGACGGAGAAGGGCGGCGGGGCCATCGTCAACATCGCCTCCGACGCCGGCAAGCTGACGACGCCGGGCGAATCCGTGATCGGCGCCGCCATGGCAGGCATCATCATGTTTTCGCGCACCCTGGCCATGGAAGCGAAGCGCCACGGCATCCGGGTCAACATCGTCACCCCCTCGATCATCAAGGGCACGGCGACCTACGGCAAGGTCATGGCCGACGAATTCTCGGGCAAGTTGTTCGGCAAGGCGGTGAAGATGGCCCAGCTCGGCGTGGTCAATCCCGCCGACATGGCCGAGCTGATCGTCTTCCTGGCCAGCCCGGCGGCGGCCAAGATCTCCGGTCAGGCGATCAGCCTGAACGGCGGCATTTCGGCCGCCTGA
- a CDS encoding SDR family NAD(P)-dependent oxidoreductase — protein sequence MKAGYSPMRRLEGRRAIVTGAGSGIGQASALRFAAEGARVLAVGRTARTLAETVAEVRAAGGIAEPFVADATREDEVAAAVGHCLEALGGLEIFFANAGNTDRMVPLFDQTVEIWEQQYRDNVISAFLAVKHAGRHMVARGTGSIILNSSTGSLRANGGTMAYSAAKAAVNSLTMNAANAFAGTNVRVNAVLPGLTETGLTRPIFDHARSKGADGKLGALTPLRRTGRVEEIAAVAAFLASDDSAYVDGQLIAADGGISSTHPFGRFAL from the coding sequence ATGAAGGCGGGCTATTCCCCGATGCGGCGCCTGGAAGGCCGGCGCGCGATCGTCACCGGGGCCGGCAGCGGCATCGGCCAGGCGAGCGCGCTGCGCTTCGCTGCCGAGGGCGCGCGCGTGCTCGCGGTCGGCCGCACCGCCAGGACGCTAGCCGAGACCGTGGCCGAGGTCCGCGCCGCCGGCGGCATCGCCGAGCCCTTCGTCGCCGATGCCACACGGGAGGACGAGGTTGCCGCCGCGGTCGGGCATTGCCTCGAAGCACTGGGCGGCCTGGAGATCTTCTTTGCCAATGCCGGCAATACCGACCGGATGGTGCCCCTATTCGACCAGACCGTCGAAATCTGGGAGCAGCAGTACCGCGACAATGTGATCAGCGCCTTCCTGGCGGTGAAGCACGCGGGCCGGCACATGGTGGCGCGGGGGACGGGCTCGATCATCCTCAATTCCTCCACCGGATCGCTGCGCGCGAACGGCGGCACCATGGCCTACAGCGCGGCCAAGGCGGCGGTGAACAGCCTGACCATGAATGCCGCCAATGCCTTTGCCGGCACCAATGTGCGGGTGAACGCCGTCCTGCCGGGCCTGACCGAAACCGGGCTGACCAGGCCGATTTTCGATCATGCCCGCAGCAAGGGGGCCGACGGCAAGCTGGGCGCGCTCACGCCCCTGCGCCGGACCGGCCGGGTCGAGGAAATCGCGGCGGTTGCCGCCTTCCTCGCCAGCGACGACAGCGCCTATGTCGACGGTCAACTCATCGCCGCCGATGGCGGCATCAGCAGCACGCATCCCTTCGGCCGGTTCGCGCTCTGA
- a CDS encoding acyl-CoA dehydrogenase family protein, translated as MDFELPSEISAKLAELDAFIEAEIKPLERENMQFFDHRREHARTDWENDGIPRKAWEDLIAEMERRADRAGHLRYGLPRECGGQAASNLAIAAIREHLAAKGLGLHNDLQDESSIVGNFPIVPVLNAYGTPDQKQYIDGIITRQNHLAFALTEPGHGSDATWLDTTAVRDGDDWVINGVKRYNSQVYRARADLVFARTSGKAGDAKGITAFIVPMSAAGVKILFNHWTFNMPSDHPEVGFENVRVPGSAILHQEGEGLMIAMRFVHENRIRQAAASAGAARYCIDQASRYARQRQVFGAPLSRNQGIQFPLAELHAECEMLRNYIFRTAWEMDRRDPIEISDKVAICNYRANRLACEAADRAMQVHGGLGYTRALPFEHMYRHHRRYRITEGSEEIQLRRISQHLFGYAGQGAP; from the coding sequence ATGGATTTTGAACTGCCCTCCGAGATCAGCGCCAAGCTGGCCGAACTCGATGCCTTCATCGAGGCGGAGATCAAGCCGCTCGAGCGGGAAAACATGCAGTTCTTTGACCATCGGCGCGAACATGCCCGCACCGACTGGGAAAACGACGGCATCCCCCGCAAGGCCTGGGAGGACCTGATCGCCGAGATGGAACGGCGCGCGGATCGCGCCGGCCATCTGCGCTATGGCCTGCCCCGGGAATGCGGTGGCCAGGCTGCCTCCAATCTCGCCATCGCCGCCATCCGCGAGCATCTGGCGGCCAAGGGCCTTGGCCTGCACAACGACCTGCAGGACGAATCCTCGATCGTCGGCAACTTTCCCATCGTGCCCGTGCTCAACGCCTATGGCACGCCCGACCAGAAACAATATATCGACGGCATCATCACCCGGCAGAACCACCTGGCCTTCGCCCTGACCGAGCCCGGCCACGGCTCGGACGCGACCTGGCTGGACACGACGGCGGTGCGCGACGGCGACGACTGGGTGATCAACGGCGTGAAGCGTTACAACAGCCAGGTCTACCGGGCCAGGGCCGATCTCGTCTTCGCCCGTACCTCAGGCAAGGCGGGCGACGCCAAGGGGATCACCGCCTTCATCGTGCCGATGTCGGCGGCGGGGGTGAAGATCCTGTTCAACCACTGGACCTTCAACATGCCGTCCGACCATCCCGAGGTCGGGTTCGAGAATGTCCGCGTGCCTGGCAGCGCCATCCTGCACCAGGAGGGCGAGGGGCTGATGATCGCCATGCGCTTCGTCCACGAGAACCGGATCCGCCAGGCGGCGGCCAGTGCGGGCGCCGCGCGTTACTGCATCGACCAGGCATCGCGCTATGCAAGGCAGCGCCAGGTCTTCGGCGCGCCGCTGTCCAGGAACCAGGGCATCCAGTTTCCGCTCGCCGAGCTTCATGCGGAATGCGAGATGCTGCGCAACTACATCTTCCGCACCGCCTGGGAGATGGACCGCCGCGACCCGATCGAGATCAGCGACAAGGTCGCGATCTGCAACTACAGGGCCAATCGCCTGGCCTGCGAGGCGGCGGACCGGGCGATGCAGGTGCACGGCGGCCTTGGCTATACCAGGGCGCTGCCGTTCGAGCACATGTATCGCCACCACCGGCGTTACCGGATCACCGAAGGGTCGGAGGAGATCCAGCTTCGCCGGATTTCCCAGCATCTCTTCGGCTATGCCGGGCAGGGGGCGCCATGA
- a CDS encoding phosphotransferase family protein, which translates to MNAPATIAPGDVAGTRLEGFLRDHFPAIRGPIDIDRAVGGMSNPTFLLRAGDWTAVLRKQPGTDILKSAHAIDREFRVLAALQGTGVPAPRPLLYHAERDVLDTPFYLMERLEGRVFDAYALPGLTPAERRACYGDMARVMAAMHGLDWAAIGLADYGRPGNYFARQFARWSQQWPQIRGEGNTDIDRLIEWLGTRIPDSETLALCHGDFRIANLMFHPTEPRIIGVLDWELSTLGHPLVDVGFNTQAWLLLPQENGGIRGLDLAALGIPDEADYLATYDRLRGSGEPMTTFHRVFAMFRAAVGSAGIAARGRGGNSVSDGAAQTGARLARVYAGRGRELIEQGA; encoded by the coding sequence ATGAATGCCCCGGCAACAATCGCCCCGGGCGATGTCGCTGGCACACGGCTGGAGGGGTTCCTGCGCGACCATTTCCCGGCCATCCGCGGGCCGATCGACATCGACCGCGCCGTGGGCGGCATGTCCAATCCCACGTTCCTGCTGCGGGCGGGCGATTGGACGGCGGTGCTGCGCAAGCAGCCGGGCACGGACATCCTGAAATCGGCCCACGCCATCGACCGGGAATTCCGCGTCCTCGCCGCACTCCAGGGCACCGGCGTCCCGGCGCCCCGGCCGCTGCTCTACCATGCCGAGCGGGACGTCCTCGACACCCCCTTCTACCTGATGGAGCGGCTGGAGGGCCGGGTGTTCGACGCCTATGCCCTGCCCGGGCTGACCCCGGCCGAGCGGCGCGCCTGCTACGGTGACATGGCGCGGGTCATGGCGGCGATGCACGGGCTCGACTGGGCGGCGATCGGGTTGGCGGACTATGGCCGGCCGGGCAATTACTTCGCCCGGCAGTTCGCCCGCTGGTCGCAGCAATGGCCGCAGATCCGCGGCGAGGGCAACACCGACATCGACCGGCTGATCGAGTGGCTGGGCACGCGGATTCCCGACAGCGAGACCCTGGCGCTTTGCCACGGCGATTTCCGCATCGCCAACCTGATGTTCCATCCAACCGAGCCGCGCATCATCGGCGTGCTGGACTGGGAACTGTCGACCCTGGGCCACCCGCTGGTCGATGTCGGCTTCAATACCCAGGCGTGGCTTCTGCTGCCGCAGGAAAACGGCGGCATCCGGGGATTGGACCTGGCCGCGCTGGGCATTCCCGACGAGGCGGACTACCTCGCCACCTACGACCGCCTGCGCGGCTCGGGCGAGCCTATGACCACCTTCCACCGCGTCTTCGCCATGTTCCGCGCCGCGGTCGGCAGTGCCGGCATCGCGGCGCGCGGGCGAGGGGGGAATTCGGTGAGCGACGGCGCGGCGCAAACCGGCGCCAGGCTGGCGCGCGTCTATGCCGGGCGTGGCCGGGAACTGATCGAACAGGGGGCCTGA
- a CDS encoding SDR family oxidoreductase produces the protein MPYQSTFRAGLFEGQVVIVTGGGSGIGRCIAHELAALGAAVVIVGRNAEKLATVEAEIVEDGGKVTPLVCDIREEAQVIATIEAVLARHGRIDALVNNAGGQYRTAMKTISTKGFEAVVRNNLTGGFIFMREAYNRWMDAHGGAIVNIIADIWNGWPEFAHSGAARGGMHTLTETAACEWSASGVRVNSVAPGGIASSGFDTYSPEMRKRLFDYTGRIPLQRFGTEAEVSAAVVFLLSPGAAYITGTCIRVDGGAPMPARPGPCRNTARAGLTKVFTAPNCPKY, from the coding sequence ATGCCGTATCAATCTACCTTCCGGGCCGGACTGTTCGAAGGCCAGGTCGTGATCGTGACCGGGGGTGGCAGCGGCATCGGCCGCTGCATCGCCCATGAACTGGCGGCCCTGGGCGCCGCGGTCGTGATCGTCGGGCGCAATGCCGAGAAACTGGCGACGGTCGAGGCGGAGATCGTCGAGGATGGCGGCAAGGTCACGCCCCTGGTCTGCGACATCCGCGAGGAAGCCCAGGTGATCGCCACGATCGAGGCCGTGCTGGCCCGCCACGGCCGGATCGATGCCCTGGTCAACAATGCGGGCGGGCAGTACCGGACGGCGATGAAGACGATCTCGACCAAGGGGTTCGAGGCCGTCGTCCGCAACAACCTGACCGGCGGCTTCATCTTCATGCGCGAGGCCTACAATCGCTGGATGGACGCCCACGGCGGCGCGATCGTGAACATCATCGCCGACATCTGGAATGGCTGGCCCGAATTCGCGCATTCGGGTGCGGCACGGGGCGGCATGCATACCCTGACCGAGACGGCGGCCTGCGAATGGTCGGCCTCGGGCGTGCGGGTGAATTCGGTGGCGCCGGGCGGCATCGCCTCCAGCGGCTTCGACACCTATTCGCCGGAAATGCGCAAGCGCCTGTTCGATTACACCGGCCGCATCCCGCTGCAGCGTTTCGGCACCGAGGCCGAGGTTTCGGCGGCGGTGGTCTTCCTGCTCTCGCCCGGTGCCGCCTATATCACCGGCACCTGTATCCGGGTGGACGGTGGCGCCCCAATGCCCGCCAGACCTGGTCCCTGCAGGAACACAGCAAGAGCAGGCCTTACGAAGGTTTTCACCGCGCCAAATTGCCCGAAGTACTGA
- a CDS encoding class I adenylate-forming enzyme family protein, with the protein MSMVEKFGISYFPADLSGELLDMTVGDLMERAASEVPDRLALVEGIADAAKRRRWTYRQLVDDAKAVARALLGHFERGDKIGVLAPETPEWVIFQHGLSFAGLIIVPINPAYTEREVEFILRTAEAKGLIFAESSRGKDLRAVVESVKAKLPALGATICVSDMAALIAGADPALPLPALDPSETMQIQFTSGTTGFPKGACLHHRGVINAARQIAMRANFPEGGVWINSMPMFHIGGSIVSEIGTYSRKGTFVLMQAFEPGLFLELIEAERCNNSLIVPTMILALLNHPDMKTRDVSSFSSILSGAASVPAALVLRAKQEFGCEFCIMYGQTESNGPFLETYTTDSVELQTETIGRPIPHAEVRIVNIDTLETQPLNTVGEIWVRGFMTMSGYYGQPAATAAALTEDGWLRTGDLGTMDENGYFKITGRLKEMIIRGGMNLYPKEIEDVIFAHPEVLQVAVIGLPDETWGEIVAAVVQPRSGCTLSVDELYDYCRQNLSPQKTPERWFLVDEYPMTPTGKIQKNLLLDWVKDCRVHAVPWVRPTRRTNIA; encoded by the coding sequence ATGTCGATGGTCGAGAAATTCGGCATTTCTTACTTTCCGGCGGACCTGTCCGGGGAGCTGCTGGACATGACGGTGGGCGACCTCATGGAGCGCGCCGCCAGCGAAGTCCCGGATCGTCTGGCCCTTGTCGAAGGCATCGCCGATGCCGCCAAGCGCCGCCGCTGGACCTACCGCCAGCTTGTCGACGATGCCAAGGCGGTGGCGCGGGCCCTGCTGGGCCATTTCGAGCGGGGCGACAAGATCGGTGTGCTGGCGCCCGAGACGCCCGAATGGGTGATCTTCCAGCATGGCCTCAGCTTTGCCGGGCTGATCATCGTGCCGATCAATCCCGCCTATACCGAGCGGGAGGTGGAATTCATCCTGCGCACCGCGGAGGCCAAGGGGCTGATCTTTGCCGAAAGCTCCCGGGGCAAGGACCTGCGGGCCGTCGTCGAGAGTGTGAAGGCCAAGCTGCCGGCGCTAGGTGCGACGATCTGCGTCTCCGACATGGCGGCGCTGATCGCGGGCGCCGACCCCGCGCTGCCGCTGCCGGCCCTCGACCCCAGCGAGACCATGCAGATCCAGTTCACCTCGGGGACGACGGGCTTTCCCAAGGGTGCCTGTCTGCATCACCGGGGTGTCATCAACGCCGCGCGCCAGATTGCCATGCGGGCGAATTTTCCTGAAGGCGGGGTCTGGATCAACTCGATGCCGATGTTCCACATCGGCGGCAGCATCGTCAGCGAGATCGGCACCTACAGCCGCAAGGGCACTTTCGTGCTGATGCAGGCCTTCGAGCCGGGCCTGTTCCTCGAGCTGATCGAGGCGGAGCGTTGCAACAACTCGCTGATCGTCCCGACCATGATCCTGGCCCTGCTGAACCACCCGGACATGAAGACGCGCGATGTCTCGAGTTTCAGCTCGATCCTCTCGGGTGCGGCCAGCGTGCCGGCCGCCCTGGTGCTGCGCGCCAAGCAGGAGTTCGGCTGCGAATTCTGCATCATGTACGGCCAGACCGAGAGCAACGGCCCCTTCCTCGAAACCTATACGACGGATTCGGTCGAGCTGCAGACAGAGACGATCGGCCGGCCGATCCCGCATGCCGAGGTCCGCATCGTCAACATCGATACCCTGGAGACCCAGCCCCTGAACACGGTGGGCGAGATCTGGGTGCGCGGCTTTATGACCATGTCGGGTTACTACGGGCAGCCGGCGGCCACGGCCGCGGCCCTGACCGAGGATGGCTGGCTGCGCACCGGCGACCTCGGCACCATGGACGAGAACGGTTACTTCAAGATCACCGGCCGGCTGAAGGAGATGATCATCCGGGGCGGCATGAACCTCTATCCCAAGGAGATCGAGGATGTGATCTTCGCTCACCCGGAAGTCCTGCAGGTCGCGGTGATCGGCCTGCCGGACGAGACCTGGGGCGAGATCGTCGCCGCGGTGGTGCAGCCCCGGTCCGGCTGTACCCTGTCGGTCGATGAGCTGTACGACTACTGCCGCCAGAACCTGTCGCCGCAGAAGACGCCGGAGCGCTGGTTCCTCGTCGACGAATATCCGATGACCCCGACCGGCAAGATCCAGAAGAACCTCCTGCTCGACTGGGTGAAGGATTGCCGGGTGCACGCGGTTCCCTGGGTGCGGCCGACCCGGCGCACCAACATCGCCTGA